In the genome of Eschrichtius robustus isolate mEscRob2 chromosome 12, mEscRob2.pri, whole genome shotgun sequence, one region contains:
- the GNL3 gene encoding guanine nucleotide-binding protein-like 3, whose amino-acid sequence MKRPKLKKASKRMTCHKRYKIQKKVREHHRKLRKEAKKRGRKKPRKDPGVPNSAPFKEALLREAELRKQRLEELKQQQKLDRQKEQDKKRRLETDPAVELSNMEPVKEEFGQCKAKKAKSSKQNPKRLYCQELKKVIEASDVVLEVLDARDPLGCRCPQVEEAIVKGGQKKLVLVLNKSDLVPKENLENWLSYLTKELPTVVFKASTNLKDKGKRIKVKKKAAPFKSEVCVGKEGLWKLLGGFQETYGKAIHIGVIGFPNVGKSSIINSLKQERICNVGVSMGLTRYMQVVPLDKQITIIDSPSFIVSPLNSAIALALRSPASIEVVKPMEAASAILSHADARQVVLKYTVPDFRNSLEFFTSFAQRRGLHQKGGSPNVEGAAKLLWSEWTGASLSYFCHPPTSWTPPHFNESIVTDMKWGFNLEELEKNNAHSIRAIRGPRLASSILFQSSGLTNGVIEEKDIPEELPKQKEWKQEEGGDYEDVNTDQECVEEEGDEKSSDMSPAEEACEALPEDSEADKQSAPSFILDKMTEEEDDAYDFSTDYV is encoded by the exons ATGAAGCGGCCGA AGTTAAAGAAAGCAAGTAAACGCATGACCTGCCATAAGCGGTATAAAATCCAAAAAAAG GTTCGAGAGCACCATCGAAAATTGAGGAAAGAGGCTAAAAAACGGGGTCGAAAGAAGCCTAGGAAAGACCCGGGAGTTCCAAACAGTGCTCCTTTTAAGGAGGCTCTTCTTCGGGAAGCTGAGCTAAGGAAACAGCGG CTTGAAGAACTGAAACAGCAGCAGAAACTtgacaggcagaaggaacaggacAAGAAAAGAAGACTTGAAACTGACCCTGCTGTTGAGCTATCTAACATGGAACCTGTGAAAGAG GAATTTGGGCAATGCAAAGCTAAGAAAGCCAAgtcaagcaaacagaatccgaaGAGGCTGTATTGTCAGGAACTTAAAAAG GTGATTGAAGCCTCAGATGTTGTGCTGGAGGTGTTGGATGCCAGAGATCCTCTTGGTTGCAGGTGTCCCCAGGTAGAAGAAGCCATTGTCAAGGGTGGACAGAAGAAGCTGGTACTTGTATTAAATAAATCAG ATTTGGTACCAAAGGAGAATTTGGAGAACTGGCTAAGTTATTTGACGAAGGAATTGCCAACAGTGGTGTTCAAAGCCTCAACAAATCTGAAGGACAAAGGGAAGAGAATCAAG GTAAAGAAGAAAGCTGCTCCATTCAAAAGTGAAGTCTGTGTTGGAAAAGAAGGCCTTTGGAAGCTTCTTGGAGGTTTTCAGGAGACTTATGGCAAAGCCATTCACATTGGGGTAATTG GTTTCCCAAATGTGGGGAAAAGCAGCATCATCAATAGCTTAAAACAAGAACGGATATGCAACGTTGGTGTATCCATGGGACTTACAAG GTACATGCAGGTTGTCCCCTTGGACAAACAAATCACAATCATAGATAGTCCAAGTTTCATCGTGTCTCCACTTAACTCTGCTATTGCACTCGCTCTGAGAAGTCCAGCAAGTATTGAGGTAGTAAAACCAATGGAGGCTGCTAGCGCCATCCTGTCCCATGCTGATGCTCGACAG gtCGTACTGAAATATACTGTCCCAGACTTTAGGAATTCTCTGGAATTTTTTACTTCATTTGCTCAGAGAAGAGGACTGCACCAAAAAGGTGGAAGCCCAAATGTAGAAGGTGCTGCCAAACTGCTGTGGTCTGAGTGGACAGG TGCCTCCTTAAGTTACTTTTGCCATCCCCCTACATCCTGGACTCCTCCACATTTTAATGAGAGCATTGTGACAGACATGAAATGGGGCTTTAATCTGGAAGAACTGGAAAAGAACAATGCACACAGCATACGAG CCATCAGGGGCCCTCGTTTAGCCAGTAGCATCCTTTTCCAGTCATCGGGTCTGACAAATGGAGTGATAGAGGAAAAGGACATACCTGAAGAATTGCCGAAACAGAAAGAATGGAAGCAGGAGGAGGGGGGGGACTATGAAGATGTCAATACTGACCAGGAATGTGTTGAAGAAGAAGGTGAT GAAAAGAGCTCAGACATGTCCCCTGCAGAAGAGGCCTGCGAGGCACTGCCTGAGGACTCTGAAGCAG ATAAGCAGTCTGCACCATCTTTCATCTTGGATAAAATGACTGAAGAGGAAGATGATGCTTATGATTTCAGTACAGATTATGTATAA